From a single Nitrogeniibacter mangrovi genomic region:
- a CDS encoding flagellar brake protein: MTEKDNPALKFELLQSDDFAQYLLRDSVEIEQVLRNLIRRRAMVTAYINGSRDFMLTTVLEVDHGRLLLDMPADTSQQRRAENAEALICITQLDSVKIQFPLAGVDRIEHDGRPALVADIPDRLLRLQRREYFRLTAPVSHSLVCQIPVPGESGPPSTYEARVLDISGGGVAIVVPPEGIEFKPDTEFTSCQIQLPETGTITAKLRIRSVFRVTNRNGISMLRAGCEFVDLSDKVASLIHKYILKVERERSARERGL; encoded by the coding sequence ATGACCGAGAAAGACAACCCCGCGCTCAAGTTCGAACTGCTGCAATCGGACGATTTCGCCCAATACCTGCTCCGGGATTCCGTCGAGATCGAACAGGTGCTGCGCAACCTGATCCGCAGGCGGGCCATGGTCACCGCGTACATCAACGGTTCGCGCGATTTCATGCTCACCACGGTGCTGGAAGTCGACCACGGCCGTCTGCTGCTCGACATGCCCGCCGACACCAGCCAGCAGCGCCGCGCCGAGAATGCCGAGGCGCTCATCTGCATCACCCAGCTCGACAGCGTGAAGATCCAGTTCCCCCTGGCCGGCGTCGACCGGATCGAGCATGATGGCCGGCCCGCCCTGGTCGCCGATATTCCCGATCGCCTCCTGCGTCTGCAGCGGCGCGAGTACTTCCGCCTGACCGCGCCGGTGTCCCATTCGCTGGTTTGCCAGATTCCCGTGCCCGGCGAGAGCGGGCCGCCCAGCACCTACGAAGCGCGCGTACTCGACATCTCCGGCGGCGGCGTCGCCATCGTGGTGCCGCCCGAGGGCATCGAGTTCAAGCCGGACACCGAGTTCACCAGCTGCCAGATCCAGCTGCCCGAGACCGGCACCATCACCGCGAAGCTGCGCATCCGCAGCGTGTTCCGCGTCACCAACCGCAACGGCATCTCGATGCTGCGCGCCGGCTGCGAGTTCGTCGACCTCTCCGACAAGGTCGCCTCCCTCATCCACAAGTACATCCTCAAGGTCGAACGGGAGCGCAGCGCGCGCGAACGCGGCCTCTGA
- a CDS encoding methyl-accepting chemotaxis protein, translating into MAVGRHVLTLPGVGLWMSGLMIGMILSGGLQVEPWALVLAVLGTGVGVWSARELRQVDACLDALAAHTVRLQQGDFITRIEPPRVVALQPLVARYNALSRTMAGLVAHFARLAQELASVAGESSVNADKGDESARAQRDLTHSSAAAIEQFSCSMRTAGDLAAGAAEEASCTGIAAQENAVVTDRLKSTLQTLSQSVADSARDARQLAEGYRQIETITALISEIADQTNLLSLNAAIEAARAGDTGRGFAVVADEVRKLADRTANATGDIDAIVQRLRGYVESMESGMRATGDRAECSVLEADAAAHALGAMADQSRRMRDMVHGIAEAMREQGVASQAIAGDVEHVADLADRNELMSRENSELARYLQQLAGQLRDVLTPYRYE; encoded by the coding sequence ATGGCCGTCGGACGGCATGTCCTGACCCTGCCCGGTGTCGGTCTCTGGATGTCGGGGCTGATGATCGGAATGATCCTGTCCGGGGGGCTTCAGGTCGAGCCCTGGGCGCTGGTCCTGGCGGTGCTCGGGACGGGCGTGGGGGTGTGGAGTGCGCGCGAACTGCGCCAGGTCGACGCGTGTCTGGACGCGCTCGCCGCGCATACGGTCCGGCTCCAGCAGGGCGACTTCATCACCCGCATCGAGCCCCCCCGGGTGGTGGCCCTGCAACCCCTGGTGGCCCGGTACAACGCCCTGAGCCGGACGATGGCCGGGCTCGTGGCTCACTTCGCGCGCCTGGCGCAGGAACTGGCGAGCGTGGCTGGCGAGTCGAGCGTCAACGCCGACAAGGGTGATGAGAGCGCCCGTGCCCAGCGCGACCTGACCCATTCGTCGGCGGCGGCGATCGAGCAGTTCTCCTGCAGCATGCGCACCGCCGGCGATCTGGCCGCCGGCGCGGCCGAGGAGGCCAGCTGCACGGGCATCGCGGCGCAGGAAAACGCGGTGGTGACCGATCGGCTCAAGTCCACCCTCCAGACCCTGTCGCAGTCGGTGGCCGACAGCGCCCGCGACGCGCGGCAGCTGGCCGAGGGCTACCGCCAGATCGAGACCATCACCGCCCTGATCTCGGAAATCGCCGACCAGACCAACCTGCTGTCCCTGAACGCCGCCATCGAGGCGGCACGCGCTGGCGACACCGGGCGAGGTTTCGCGGTGGTGGCCGACGAGGTGCGCAAGCTGGCCGATCGCACCGCCAACGCGACCGGCGACATCGACGCCATCGTGCAGCGCCTGCGCGGCTATGTCGAATCGATGGAGTCGGGCATGCGCGCGACCGGCGACCGCGCCGAGTGCAGCGTGCTCGAGGCGGACGCCGCGGCCCATGCCCTCGGGGCGATGGCAGACCAGTCGCGGCGCATGCGCGACATGGTGCACGGCATTGCCGAAGCGATGCGCGAGCAGGGGGTGGCCAGCCAGGCCATTGCCGGCGATGTGGAGCATGTGGCCGACCTGGCCGACCGCAACGAACTCATGTCCCGCGAGAACAGTGAGCTGGCGCGCTACCTGCAGCAACTCGCCGGCCAGTTGCGCGACGTGCTGACCCCTTACCGATACGAGTGA
- a CDS encoding GNAT family N-acetyltransferase has product MPARAPAPAGQGEWLARAGRDGAGVWLDNARGAVHTLEDDGHSLSLVLADDDPGTSYVASLISAWPRYGCDEARRHLPLPARPAASLALGPLAALMRAGRLHRAAFVGNELVSTNLLPDLSADAWRRVRDAAIALAPARPLVLRNVCEAIRSGLPARLERAGWLLVPARTVYLCDPADPAVRRRNNNKNDARLLKREDVRFVSPEAIVPADLPALRALFRQLFMERHSALNPDFSDAFFELCRTRRYLELHGLRHDGRWVGVVGFLHRHGWLTTPLLGYDLSAPRELGLYRRLMAHGQRAALACGARLHLSAGAGEFKRSRGGEPVLEFTALYVAHLPRGPRAAATAFAATLARLAPPVLRRFG; this is encoded by the coding sequence ATGCCGGCCCGTGCCCCGGCTCCCGCCGGCCAGGGCGAATGGCTGGCGCGGGCCGGCCGCGACGGTGCCGGGGTGTGGCTCGACAACGCCCGCGGCGCCGTCCACACCCTTGAGGATGACGGTCACTCGTTGTCCCTGGTGCTCGCGGACGATGATCCCGGGACGAGCTACGTGGCCAGCCTGATTTCCGCCTGGCCGCGTTACGGGTGCGATGAGGCGCGGCGCCACCTGCCGCTGCCTGCGCGCCCCGCGGCGTCGTTGGCGCTCGGGCCGCTGGCGGCGCTGATGCGCGCCGGACGCCTGCACCGGGCCGCCTTCGTGGGCAACGAGCTGGTCTCCACCAACCTGCTGCCGGACCTGTCCGCCGACGCCTGGCGGCGGGTGCGCGACGCGGCCATTGCCCTGGCGCCGGCGCGGCCGCTGGTGCTGCGCAATGTGTGCGAGGCGATCCGGTCGGGCCTGCCGGCGAGGCTCGAACGTGCCGGGTGGCTGCTGGTGCCGGCGCGCACCGTGTACCTGTGCGACCCGGCCGATCCGGCGGTGCGCCGACGCAACAACAACAAGAACGACGCCCGCCTGCTCAAGCGTGAGGATGTGCGTTTCGTGTCGCCCGAGGCCATCGTGCCGGCCGATCTGCCGGCCCTGCGGGCGCTGTTCCGGCAGCTGTTCATGGAGCGTCACTCGGCGCTCAATCCGGATTTCTCCGACGCCTTCTTCGAGTTGTGTCGCACCCGGCGCTACCTCGAACTGCACGGCTTGCGTCATGACGGCCGCTGGGTGGGCGTGGTCGGGTTTCTCCATCGCCACGGCTGGCTCACGACGCCGCTGCTCGGCTATGACCTGAGCGCGCCGCGTGAGCTGGGGCTGTATCGGCGCCTGATGGCCCATGGCCAGCGCGCGGCGCTGGCGTGCGGCGCACGCCTGCACCTGAGCGCCGGGGCCGGCGAGTTCAAGCGTTCCCGCGGCGGCGAGCCGGTGCTGGAGTTCACCGCGCTGTATGTGGCGCATCTGCCGCGTGGGCCGCGGGCCGCCGCCACCGCGTTCGCTGCAACCCTGGCGCGGCTGGCGCCGCCGGTACTGCGGCGCTTCGGCTGA
- a CDS encoding sensor histidine kinase — protein MPRASPSQPHPDIHHAPGRPDARARKWPPILLTLGCVITLALLASAHVHTSQGKAALGELHERTAQLDALDRLERTMADSEAAVRRFLRTGDATELPTGKITSNRVETTLDELALPAKGADAGPLQDLTELARAATQDLRFAVERATLAKQAGTVRLEAKNLVALKARIDDLRQQFTTRRETLIGDIDQRLTRARSTNIALGVFAVLVTVLLWVMLRRQRALREQIPHLLAGEDGRIASRVHERTAELQTLARAITEADEAERAQLAHTLDDRLRALLAAARGDAEWILRKLPEEFSAAFGARFDRLQGTLSDADALAGETADQLAPRTLAEQGLIAALRALGETLQERRGLKADIDLPDAVDLDDPRSHALLRVARAAVSNILRHAEASHVHLRLKLDEAEARLTVADNGKGFDAPRHARTDGGLARMRQRLQTYGGQLAVRTAPGQGTTVSARLPRA, from the coding sequence ATGCCCCGAGCCTCCCCAAGCCAGCCGCACCCGGACATTCACCACGCGCCTGGCCGCCCTGACGCCCGCGCGCGCAAATGGCCCCCGATCCTGCTGACTCTGGGCTGCGTGATCACCCTCGCGCTGCTGGCCAGCGCCCATGTGCACACCTCGCAGGGCAAGGCGGCACTCGGCGAACTGCATGAGCGCACCGCCCAGCTCGATGCGCTCGATCGGCTCGAACGCACGATGGCCGACTCGGAAGCCGCGGTCCGCCGCTTCCTGCGCACCGGCGACGCCACCGAGCTGCCCACCGGCAAGATCACGTCCAATCGCGTGGAAACAACGCTCGACGAACTGGCGCTCCCGGCGAAAGGCGCCGACGCAGGCCCGTTGCAGGACCTCACCGAGCTGGCCCGCGCGGCGACCCAGGACCTGCGCTTCGCCGTCGAACGCGCCACGCTCGCCAAGCAGGCGGGCACAGTGCGCCTCGAAGCCAAGAATCTGGTCGCCCTCAAGGCCCGCATCGACGATCTGCGCCAGCAGTTCACCACCCGGCGCGAGACCCTCATCGGCGACATCGACCAACGCCTCACCCGGGCCCGAAGCACGAACATCGCCCTCGGCGTGTTCGCCGTGCTCGTGACCGTGCTGCTATGGGTGATGCTGCGCCGCCAGCGCGCCCTGCGCGAGCAGATCCCGCACCTGCTGGCCGGCGAGGACGGGCGGATCGCCTCCCGCGTGCACGAGCGCACCGCCGAGCTGCAGACGCTCGCCCGCGCCATCACCGAGGCGGACGAAGCCGAACGCGCGCAGCTGGCCCACACCCTCGACGACCGTCTTCGCGCCCTGCTCGCGGCCGCCCGCGGCGACGCCGAGTGGATCCTGCGCAAGCTGCCCGAAGAGTTCAGTGCGGCCTTCGGCGCGCGTTTCGACCGCCTCCAAGGGACGCTGTCCGACGCCGACGCGCTGGCCGGCGAAACCGCCGACCAGCTCGCCCCCCGGACGCTGGCCGAACAGGGCCTGATCGCGGCGCTGCGAGCCCTGGGCGAGACGCTGCAGGAGCGGCGCGGGCTCAAGGCGGACATCGACCTGCCCGACGCCGTCGACCTGGACGACCCCCGCTCGCACGCCCTGCTCCGGGTCGCGCGCGCCGCCGTCAGCAACATCCTGCGCCATGCGGAGGCGAGTCATGTGCACCTGCGCCTCAAGCTCGACGAGGCGGAAGCCCGGCTGACGGTCGCTGACAACGGCAAGGGCTTCGACGCGCCCCGGCACGCCCGCACGGACGGCGGCCTCGCACGCATGCGCCAGCGCCTGCAGACCTATGGCGGCCAGCTCGCGGTACGCACCGCGCCCGGCCAGGGCACCACCGTGAGCGCCCGCCTGCCGCGGGCCTGA
- a CDS encoding PhnE/PtxC family ABC transporter permease: MRASVVMGFVGAGGLGQLMDQSMKMLNGGEACTILLTFLVLVMGADALSGWLRRQLA, from the coding sequence GTGCGCGCCTCGGTGGTGATGGGCTTCGTCGGCGCCGGCGGGCTGGGGCAGCTCATGGATCAGTCCATGAAGATGCTCAACGGCGGCGAGGCGTGCACCATCCTGCTCACCTTCCTGGTGCTGGTCATGGGCGCGGATGCCCTCAGCGGCTGGCTGCGGCGGCAACTGGCATGA
- the phnE gene encoding phosphonate ABC transporter, permease protein PhnE, with protein sequence MVGLLLAAVVASVWRLDLVGAVAGSSGGLDELLAFLARFAAPDLSGGFLRQVGQGTVETLAISLIGTLLAIVVGGALALPASGRAGPAGKRLARFTLNALRSVPELVWATLTVLAAGLGPFAGTLALGLHTTGVLGRLYAEALENAPPAPEAALRGAGAAAIPAFLYGTLPNVMPQWVAYALYRWEMNIRMAAILGFVGAGGLGAQLYYALSLFQEAQAATVILAMLLLSLVVDALSQTLRRRLVV encoded by the coding sequence GTGGTAGGGCTGCTGCTCGCGGCGGTGGTGGCCAGCGTCTGGCGCCTCGACCTGGTCGGCGCCGTCGCCGGGAGCAGCGGCGGACTCGACGAGTTGCTGGCCTTCCTCGCGCGCTTCGCGGCACCGGATCTGTCCGGCGGCTTCCTGCGTCAGGTCGGGCAGGGCACCGTCGAGACGCTGGCGATCTCCCTGATCGGCACCTTGCTGGCCATCGTCGTCGGCGGTGCGCTGGCCCTGCCGGCGAGCGGCCGCGCCGGGCCCGCGGGCAAGCGGCTCGCCCGCTTCACGCTCAACGCCCTGCGCTCGGTGCCCGAGCTGGTGTGGGCGACGCTCACCGTGCTGGCCGCCGGGCTCGGCCCCTTCGCCGGCACCCTGGCGCTCGGCCTGCATACCACCGGTGTGCTCGGGCGCCTCTACGCCGAGGCGCTGGAGAACGCACCGCCAGCGCCCGAGGCGGCCCTGCGCGGCGCCGGCGCCGCCGCCATCCCGGCCTTCCTCTACGGCACCCTGCCCAACGTGATGCCCCAGTGGGTGGCCTACGCGCTGTACCGCTGGGAGATGAACATCCGCATGGCGGCCATCCTCGGCTTCGTCGGCGCCGGCGGCCTGGGGGCGCAGCTGTACTACGCCCTCTCGCTGTTCCAGGAGGCGCAGGCGGCCACCGTGATCCTCGCGATGCTGCTGCTGTCCCTGGTGGTCGATGCCCTGAGCCAGACCCTGCGCCGCCGCCTGGTCGTTTGA
- a CDS encoding DUF3419 family protein, with the protein MNSKALIDAAVLNSTTSGRKGLADRLFAAWFNRLVYAQIWEDPVSDLAALALRPGEHVLTIASGGCNALAYLTARPGAVHAVDLNASHLATLAIKAAAVRGLTDYDELLAFLGDAARRDNRQRFEQFVAPHLNAADRAWWTGRDLLGRRRYGYFSRHFYRKGLLGEFIALSHPLARLLGGHLGKMAEADSPEAQRALFDRHVAPVFRHWLVRFLANRPMALYSLGIPPSQFAAIKRDADGDVAADFCERMRRLLCDWPIEANCFAMQAVHRRYDPAIQSSLPMYLQRQHHEAVRAGLDALHSHHCSITDFLVGQPKASLDAYLFLDAQDWMDPAQLTALWEAVTRTAAPGARVVFRTGGTVSPLESQLPEALLAEWSTDAARNAALHASDRSAIYGGMHLYVKRC; encoded by the coding sequence ATGAACTCGAAGGCATTGATCGACGCGGCGGTGCTCAACTCGACCACCAGCGGCCGCAAGGGCCTGGCGGATCGGCTCTTCGCCGCCTGGTTCAACCGCCTGGTGTATGCGCAGATCTGGGAGGACCCGGTCAGCGATCTGGCGGCGCTGGCGCTCCGGCCCGGCGAGCACGTGCTCACCATCGCCTCGGGCGGCTGCAATGCTTTGGCCTATCTGACCGCACGCCCCGGCGCGGTGCATGCGGTCGATCTGAACGCCTCCCACCTGGCCACCCTGGCGATCAAGGCGGCAGCCGTGCGTGGCCTGACGGATTACGACGAGCTGCTCGCCTTTCTCGGCGACGCCGCCCGGCGCGACAACCGTCAGCGCTTCGAGCAATTCGTTGCGCCGCATCTGAACGCGGCCGACCGGGCCTGGTGGACCGGGCGCGATCTGCTCGGCCGCCGTCGCTACGGCTATTTCTCCCGCCACTTCTACCGCAAGGGCTTGCTGGGCGAGTTCATCGCCCTGTCGCATCCGCTCGCGCGCCTGCTCGGCGGCCATCTGGGCAAGATGGCCGAGGCGGACTCGCCCGAGGCGCAGCGGGCGCTCTTCGATCGCCATGTGGCGCCGGTGTTCCGCCACTGGCTCGTGCGTTTCCTCGCCAACCGGCCGATGGCGCTCTACAGCCTGGGCATCCCGCCGTCCCAGTTCGCCGCGATCAAGCGCGACGCCGACGGTGACGTGGCCGCCGACTTCTGCGAACGCATGCGCCGCCTGCTGTGCGACTGGCCCATCGAGGCCAACTGCTTCGCCATGCAGGCGGTGCATCGCCGCTATGATCCGGCGATCCAGTCCTCGCTGCCCATGTACCTGCAGCGCCAGCATCACGAGGCCGTGCGCGCGGGCCTCGATGCGCTGCACAGCCACCACTGCTCGATCACCGACTTCCTCGTCGGCCAGCCCAAGGCCTCGCTCGACGCCTACCTGTTCCTCGACGCCCAGGACTGGATGGACCCGGCCCAGCTGACGGCGCTGTGGGAGGCGGTGACACGCACCGCCGCGCCGGGCGCGCGGGTGGTGTTCCGCACCGGCGGCACTGTCTCGCCGCTCGAGTCGCAGCTGCCCGAGGCGCTGCTGGCCGAATGGAGCACCGATGCGGCGCGCAACGCCGCCTTGCATGCCAGCGACCGTTCCGCCATCTACGGGGGCATGCACCTGTACGTCAAACGGTGCTGA
- a CDS encoding EscU/YscU/HrcU family type III secretion system export apparatus switch protein produces MAERTPELADESRAEAVALAYSAGDAAPRVVAKGKGLIAREIIERAREAGVYVHESPEMVALLMQVDLDERIPPQLYVAVAELLAWLYKAEQAARHR; encoded by the coding sequence ATGGCCGAACGGACACCTGAGCTCGCCGACGAATCGCGCGCCGAAGCGGTGGCGCTGGCCTACTCGGCCGGCGATGCCGCGCCGCGCGTGGTCGCCAAGGGCAAGGGGCTGATCGCGCGCGAGATCATCGAGCGGGCCCGCGAGGCGGGGGTGTATGTGCACGAGTCGCCGGAGATGGTCGCCCTGCTCATGCAGGTGGACCTGGACGAGCGCATCCCGCCGCAACTGTACGTGGCCGTGGCCGAGCTGCTGGCCTGGCTGTACAAGGCCGAACAGGCCGCCCGGCACCGATAA
- a CDS encoding nitrate- and nitrite sensing domain-containing protein, with translation MMIELASEPFLALASGVVAAGLIVHAVLVRRRAPAPVDAAEAVGTCRLMLGLVRNMQQHRGMSSAWLAGDAGFGPRMDARRRDITDLFVRLEQALESEYVRACPYPEQAAFEELRQQWQALVDGLAQRSAEDSITRHSFLIATVLDWLSGYGEARLAPLVQGSGTAAGVRSYTHRLPAVTEALGQARAIGSSVAARKGCSPVARVRLLFLIARAEALVAQSTRDPAVAGEAAVRDRARHCVAEMARVVRADMLMRAGVTVSADDYFALATQTIDAVFAWIEACGGALLQAETRAHPRAAPTSRLELGA, from the coding sequence ATGATGATCGAGCTAGCCTCCGAACCCTTCCTGGCGCTGGCCTCCGGCGTGGTCGCCGCTGGCCTGATCGTGCATGCCGTGCTCGTGCGCCGGCGTGCGCCCGCGCCGGTCGACGCGGCCGAGGCGGTGGGCACCTGTCGGCTCATGCTCGGCCTGGTGCGCAACATGCAGCAACACCGCGGCATGAGCAGCGCCTGGCTCGCCGGCGACGCCGGCTTCGGGCCGCGCATGGACGCCCGGCGTCGCGACATCACCGACCTCTTCGTGCGCCTCGAACAGGCCCTCGAGTCCGAGTACGTCCGCGCCTGCCCTTACCCGGAGCAGGCCGCGTTCGAGGAACTGCGCCAGCAGTGGCAGGCGCTGGTGGACGGGCTCGCGCAGCGTTCGGCCGAGGACAGCATCACGCGTCACAGCTTCCTGATCGCCACCGTGCTCGACTGGCTCTCCGGCTACGGCGAGGCCCGTCTGGCGCCACTGGTGCAGGGGAGCGGTACGGCGGCCGGGGTGCGCAGCTATACCCACCGGCTGCCGGCGGTGACCGAGGCGCTGGGGCAGGCGCGGGCCATCGGCAGCAGCGTGGCCGCGCGCAAGGGCTGCTCGCCGGTGGCGCGGGTGCGCCTGCTGTTCCTGATCGCCCGTGCCGAGGCGCTGGTGGCCCAATCGACGCGCGATCCGGCGGTGGCGGGCGAGGCCGCGGTGCGCGATCGCGCCCGTCACTGCGTGGCGGAGATGGCGCGGGTGGTGCGCGCCGACATGCTCATGCGCGCCGGGGTCACGGTGTCGGCGGACGATTACTTCGCCCTCGCCACCCAGACCATCGACGCGGTGTTCGCCTGGATCGAGGCCTGCGGCGGCGCGCTGCTGCAGGCCGAAACCCGCGCCCATCCGCGCGCTGCGCCGACATCGCGGCTGGAGCTGGGGGCCTGA
- a CDS encoding putative bifunctional diguanylate cyclase/phosphodiesterase: protein MFERFRSRRARRGVHERWKRTDTRRVLDVLFRNLDGMAFRCAIDADWTMRFVSDGCEALTGYPAEDFERARVRFETITHPDDRRQVRDTIMAAVEYGRNYRVEYRIHAADGREKWVLERGLAVTDEAGELVLEGIVEDITDRVMAQLQQAETELRYRSIFENSAIGMFQTTADGRYIAANRALAALYGYDSPLDLIERIADISTGLYVDAGRREVFRTLIRNEGVVHDFESEVRRADGERIWISENAHAVLGPDGEVLHYEGTVIDITARRRYEHELEFRATHDVLTGLPNRNLLKDRLAQAIHHAQRSGHRVPVAFVDLDNFKLVNDSLGHPAGDELLRTIAARLTETLRCDDTVARYGGDEFVLVLGEQDDVQATLSTLERIRAAIAQPLRIGAHRLHVGCSIGVALYPDDGDSVDLLLSHADAAMYQAKTQGKGCARFYSRAFDGVSSERLALESALHSALSLGQIDLYYQPRVGLDGRPRGCEALMRWQRPDGFVPPDRFIPIAEETGLIGSLTDFALMRACADAAAWPETMRALSVSVNISSRMFADGTLPERVRHACASTGLPPQRLELEITESLLAEPDQGVGEQLHEIRAMGVRIALDDFGTGYCALAYLRQFPIDTLKVDRAFVLECDQSDDARALVRAIVSLGHSLGLGLVAEGLERASQLGELAQLGCDEFQGYMFAAPMPLARFIHWFASEPAELRDVA from the coding sequence GTGTTCGAACGATTCCGATCCCGACGCGCGCGCCGCGGTGTCCACGAGCGCTGGAAGCGCACCGACACCCGACGGGTCCTCGACGTGCTGTTCCGCAATCTCGACGGCATGGCGTTTCGCTGCGCCATCGATGCGGACTGGACCATGCGTTTCGTCAGCGACGGCTGCGAGGCGCTGACCGGCTATCCGGCCGAGGACTTCGAGCGTGCCCGGGTACGTTTCGAGACGATCACCCACCCCGACGATCGGCGCCAGGTGCGCGACACCATCATGGCCGCCGTCGAGTACGGGCGGAACTATCGCGTGGAGTATCGGATCCACGCCGCCGATGGGCGGGAAAAGTGGGTGCTCGAGCGCGGGCTCGCGGTGACCGACGAGGCGGGCGAGCTGGTGCTCGAAGGCATCGTCGAGGACATCACCGACCGGGTGATGGCCCAGCTGCAGCAGGCGGAAACCGAACTGCGCTACCGCAGCATCTTCGAAAATTCCGCGATCGGCATGTTCCAGACCACCGCCGACGGTCGCTACATCGCCGCCAACCGCGCCCTGGCCGCGCTGTATGGCTACGACTCGCCCCTCGACCTGATCGAGCGTATCGCCGACATCTCCACCGGGCTGTATGTGGATGCCGGGCGGCGCGAGGTGTTCCGGACCCTCATCCGCAACGAGGGGGTGGTGCACGATTTCGAATCCGAGGTGCGCCGCGCCGACGGCGAGCGCATCTGGATCTCCGAGAACGCCCACGCGGTGCTCGGCCCCGATGGTGAGGTGCTGCATTACGAGGGCACCGTCATCGACATCACCGCACGGCGCCGCTACGAGCACGAGCTGGAGTTTCGCGCCACCCATGACGTACTCACCGGGCTGCCCAACCGCAACCTGCTCAAGGATCGCCTCGCCCAGGCGATCCATCATGCCCAGCGCAGCGGACACCGGGTGCCCGTGGCCTTTGTCGATCTGGACAACTTCAAGCTGGTCAACGACAGCCTCGGCCACCCGGCCGGCGATGAACTGCTGCGCACCATCGCGGCCCGGCTCACCGAGACCCTGCGCTGCGACGACACCGTGGCCCGCTATGGCGGAGACGAATTCGTGCTGGTGCTCGGCGAACAGGACGACGTGCAGGCCACGCTGAGCACCCTGGAGCGCATTCGCGCCGCGATCGCGCAGCCGCTGCGCATCGGTGCGCACCGCCTCCATGTGGGCTGCAGCATCGGGGTCGCCCTGTATCCGGATGACGGCGACAGCGTGGATCTGCTGCTCAGCCACGCCGACGCTGCCATGTATCAGGCCAAGACCCAGGGCAAGGGCTGCGCGCGCTTCTACTCGCGCGCCTTCGACGGCGTCTCGAGCGAGCGCCTGGCGCTCGAATCGGCGCTGCATTCGGCGCTGTCGCTGGGGCAGATCGATCTGTACTACCAGCCCCGGGTCGGGCTCGACGGGCGGCCGCGCGGGTGCGAGGCGCTCATGCGCTGGCAGCGTCCCGACGGCTTCGTGCCGCCCGACCGCTTCATCCCCATCGCCGAGGAGACCGGCCTGATCGGCTCGCTGACCGACTTCGCGCTCATGCGTGCCTGCGCGGATGCGGCTGCCTGGCCCGAGACCATGCGTGCGCTGTCGGTGTCGGTCAACATCTCCTCACGCATGTTCGCCGACGGCACCCTGCCCGAGCGGGTGCGCCATGCCTGCGCCAGCACCGGCCTGCCGCCGCAGCGGCTGGAGCTGGAGATCACCGAGAGCCTGTTGGCCGAACCGGATCAGGGGGTGGGGGAGCAACTGCACGAGATCCGCGCCATGGGCGTGCGCATCGCCCTCGACGACTTCGGCACCGGCTATTGTGCGCTGGCCTATCTGCGCCAGTTTCCCATCGACACCCTGAAGGTGGATCGGGCCTTCGTGCTCGAATGCGATCAGTCGGACGATGCCCGGGCGCTGGTGCGCGCGATCGTGTCGCTGGGGCACAGCCTCGGGCTCGGGTTGGTGGCGGAGGGGCTGGAGCGGGCCAGCCAGCTCGGCGAGCTGGCGCAGCTGGGCTGCGACGAGTTCCAGGGCTACATGTTCGCCGCGCCGATGCCGCTGGCACGCTTCATTCACTGGTTCGCCTCGGAGCCCGCCGAACTGCGTGACGTGGCCTGA